One Actinosynnema pretiosum DNA segment encodes these proteins:
- a CDS encoding SDR family oxidoreductase: protein MTDFAGKTALVTGASRGIGLGIARELVARGAAVAITARKPEQLAAAAAELGAPDHVLAIPGNAGRAEDREEAVAKVVERFGSLDVLVNNTGINPSFGSLMDADLEAVKKIFDVNVVSALGMVQLAWKAWMSEHGGSIVNVASVGGLRSTGVIAAYGASKAALIRLTAELAWQLGPKVRVNAVAPGVVKTKFAEALYTGREEDAAGAYPLGRLGTPEDVASLVAFLASDSASWVTGETVAVDGGLLATGTLG from the coding sequence ATGACTGACTTCGCGGGCAAGACGGCGCTGGTGACCGGGGCCAGCAGGGGGATCGGCCTCGGGATCGCGCGCGAACTCGTGGCGCGCGGCGCGGCGGTCGCCATCACCGCGCGCAAGCCGGAGCAGCTGGCCGCCGCCGCCGCCGAGCTGGGCGCGCCCGACCACGTGCTCGCCATCCCCGGCAACGCGGGCAGGGCCGAGGACCGGGAGGAGGCGGTGGCCAAGGTGGTCGAGCGGTTCGGCAGCCTGGACGTGCTGGTCAACAACACCGGCATCAACCCGTCGTTCGGGTCGCTGATGGACGCCGACCTGGAGGCCGTCAAGAAGATCTTCGACGTGAACGTGGTGTCCGCGCTGGGCATGGTGCAGCTGGCGTGGAAGGCGTGGATGTCCGAGCACGGCGGGTCGATCGTGAACGTGGCCTCGGTGGGCGGGCTGCGCTCGACCGGGGTGATCGCCGCCTACGGGGCGTCGAAGGCCGCGCTGATCCGGCTGACGGCGGAGCTGGCCTGGCAGCTGGGGCCGAAGGTGCGGGTGAACGCGGTCGCGCCGGGCGTGGTGAAGACCAAGTTCGCCGAGGCGCTGTACACCGGCCGGGAGGAGGACGCGGCGGGCGCGTACCCGCTGGGGCGGCTGGGCACGCCGGAGGACGTGGCGTCGCTGGTGGCGTTCCTGGCGTCGGACTCGGCGTCGTGGGTGACCGGCGAGACGGTGGCGGTGGACGGCGGGCTGCTGGCGACCGGCACGCTCGGCTGA
- a CDS encoding helix-turn-helix domain-containing protein, producing the protein MADLKKGARITGATRDKLAADLKKKYEKGASIRALAESTGRSYGFVHRVLSESGVQLRGRGGATRTKKK; encoded by the coding sequence GTGGCTGACCTGAAGAAGGGCGCCCGGATCACCGGTGCCACACGGGACAAGCTGGCCGCTGACCTGAAGAAGAAGTACGAAAAGGGCGCGAGCATCCGGGCTTTGGCCGAGTCAACCGGGCGCTCCTACGGCTTCGTGCACCGGGTCCTCAGCGAGTCCGGTGTGCAGCTGCGCGGTCGAGGTGGCGCCACCCGAACGAAGAAGAAGTAA
- a CDS encoding deoxyguanosinetriphosphate triphosphohydrolase family protein: MHQDQTDPRASRRSGGEGTTAADLASSPFRVDRDRVASSPFFSRLGGVTQVVSSTGSGLLVHNRLTHSLKVAQAARAIAERLCSRAELGGVLEKLGGCDPDVVEAASLAHDLGHPPFGHLGEQVLDRIARHRFGLSDGFEGNAQSFRIVTTTDVRGPEAVGLDLTVAVRAAMLKYPWTRLSYPDPHPRDMASPPRGAAEPSEAPGTGSGKFSAYVTEMDDVLGARLPFDGKVESWQQTVEASIMDTADDIAYAIHDLEDFYRVGVLQHATVAAELGTWLKQGLELASLSAAELEAQERRPGRSLEALRRRLHLKDSWAVDDEVFAAAVAKVRAELVDGLLAVPFDGSTEAEQAVAGFSARWTRRLVDAVGVLEEPTTRSGHVVLAQAQWHEVQVLKFVHRRFVLLRPDLALHQRGQARLLTALVEALEQWVTDRHEVGRLPRRLHDLVELAEQEYARLAADDPAALVGATGEKPSGPDAVRSLARGRAVVDFTASLTDNQASALLEALSGRTGQLWTDAFVL, encoded by the coding sequence ATGCACCAGGACCAGACCGATCCGCGGGCCAGTCGCCGTTCCGGCGGTGAGGGGACCACGGCCGCCGATCTCGCCTCCAGTCCCTTCCGGGTCGACCGGGACCGGGTGGCCTCGTCGCCGTTCTTCTCGCGGCTCGGCGGGGTCACGCAGGTGGTCAGCTCGACCGGGTCGGGGTTGTTGGTGCACAACCGGCTCACGCACAGCCTCAAGGTCGCGCAGGCCGCCCGCGCCATCGCGGAGCGGCTCTGCTCGCGGGCCGAGCTGGGTGGGGTGCTGGAGAAGCTCGGGGGGTGCGACCCGGACGTCGTGGAGGCCGCCTCCCTGGCGCACGACCTCGGGCACCCGCCGTTCGGGCACCTCGGGGAGCAGGTGCTCGACCGGATCGCGCGGCACCGGTTCGGGCTGTCGGACGGGTTCGAGGGGAACGCGCAGTCGTTCCGCATCGTGACCACCACGGACGTGCGCGGGCCCGAGGCGGTGGGGTTGGACCTCACGGTGGCGGTGCGCGCCGCGATGCTCAAGTACCCGTGGACGCGGCTGTCCTACCCGGACCCGCACCCGCGCGACATGGCCTCGCCGCCGCGCGGCGCGGCCGAGCCGTCCGAGGCGCCGGGGACCGGGTCGGGGAAGTTCTCCGCCTACGTGACCGAGATGGACGACGTGCTCGGGGCGCGGCTGCCGTTCGACGGGAAGGTCGAGTCGTGGCAGCAGACCGTCGAGGCCTCGATCATGGACACCGCCGACGACATCGCCTACGCGATCCACGACCTGGAGGACTTCTACCGGGTCGGGGTGCTCCAGCACGCCACCGTCGCCGCCGAGCTGGGCACCTGGCTCAAGCAGGGGCTTGAGCTGGCCTCGCTGAGCGCGGCCGAGCTGGAGGCCCAGGAGCGGCGGCCGGGGCGGTCGCTGGAGGCGCTGCGGCGTCGGCTGCACCTGAAGGACTCGTGGGCGGTGGACGACGAGGTGTTCGCCGCCGCCGTGGCCAAGGTGCGCGCCGAGCTGGTCGACGGGCTGCTCGCGGTGCCGTTCGACGGGTCCACCGAGGCCGAGCAGGCGGTGGCCGGTTTCTCCGCGCGGTGGACGCGCAGGCTCGTGGACGCGGTGGGCGTGCTGGAGGAGCCCACGACGCGGTCCGGGCACGTGGTGCTCGCGCAGGCGCAGTGGCACGAGGTGCAGGTGCTCAAGTTCGTGCACCGGCGGTTCGTCCTGCTGCGACCGGACCTCGCGCTGCACCAGCGCGGCCAGGCCCGGTTGCTCACGGCGCTCGTGGAGGCGCTGGAGCAGTGGGTGACCGACCGGCACGAGGTCGGCAGGCTGCCGCGCCGGTTGCACGACCTGGTCGAGCTGGCCGAGCAGGAGTACGCCCGGTTGGCCGCGGACGATCCGGCGGCCCTCGTTGGGGCTACCGGTGAAAAACCGTCGGGGCCGGACGCGGTGCGCTCGCTCGCGCGCGGTCGGGCGGTCGTGGATTTCACCGCCTCGCTCACCGACAACCAGGCGTCCGCGCTGCTGGAGGCCCTGTCCGGACGAACCGGGCAACTCTGGACAGACGCCTTCGTTCTGTGA
- a CDS encoding helix-turn-helix domain-containing protein — protein sequence MTNAAGRPNVSVDELDSTGHGSLAQLLTTGPFPEALRAAIKASRLSLDRIQHRLALRGVTISVATLSYWQSGRRRPERPESLEALRHLETVLGVPSSGLSALLGPPRPRGRRSRPTTMMPIDALWSRRERVANLLSKVDTSSDVKLGRISQHDRVEIAADGGQRSVWVRQILRAEQDGPDRWALVFETEESNVLPQVVNLRNCHLGRVVQDPEVNIMAAEMMFERPLARGETLIMEYELLFAEGHYPPGNNTFARKFRLPVREYVIEVRFDPGYLPSRCQQFSVPAGDDSPSRRRNLALDNAGGVHAVALGFGPGVFGIRWEWPQ from the coding sequence ATGACCAACGCTGCCGGTCGACCCAACGTGTCCGTCGACGAGCTCGACTCGACGGGCCACGGCAGTCTTGCGCAGCTTCTGACCACCGGGCCGTTCCCGGAGGCGCTGAGGGCAGCCATCAAAGCGTCCCGGCTCAGCCTGGACCGCATCCAGCACCGGCTGGCGCTCCGCGGGGTCACGATCAGCGTGGCCACCCTGAGCTACTGGCAGTCGGGGCGCCGCCGCCCCGAGCGGCCGGAGTCGCTGGAGGCCCTGAGGCACCTGGAGACCGTGCTCGGCGTGCCGTCCTCGGGCCTGTCCGCGCTGCTCGGACCGCCGAGGCCGCGCGGGCGCCGCTCCCGCCCGACCACCATGATGCCGATCGACGCGCTGTGGTCGCGCCGCGAGCGGGTCGCGAACCTGCTCAGCAAGGTCGACACCAGCTCCGACGTGAAGCTGGGCCGGATCAGCCAGCACGACCGCGTGGAGATCGCCGCCGACGGCGGGCAGCGGTCCGTGTGGGTGCGGCAGATCCTGCGCGCCGAGCAGGACGGCCCCGACCGCTGGGCGCTGGTGTTCGAGACCGAGGAGTCCAACGTGCTGCCGCAGGTCGTGAACCTGCGCAACTGCCACCTCGGCCGCGTCGTGCAGGACCCCGAGGTCAACATCATGGCCGCCGAGATGATGTTCGAGCGCCCGCTGGCCAGGGGCGAGACGCTCATCATGGAGTACGAGCTGCTGTTCGCCGAGGGCCACTACCCGCCCGGCAACAACACGTTCGCCCGCAAGTTCCGGCTGCCGGTGCGCGAGTACGTGATCGAGGTGCGGTTCGACCCCGGCTACCTCCCGTCGCGCTGCCAGCAGTTCAGCGTGCCCGCGGGCGACGACAGCCCGTCGCGCCGCCGCAACCTCGCGCTGGACAACGCGGGCGGTGTGCACGCGGTCGCGCTCGGCTTCGGCCCCGGCGTGTTCGGCATCCGCTGGGAGTGGCCCCAGTAG
- a CDS encoding class I SAM-dependent methyltransferase → MTAAQDQELAPDDQLAQVAAAVLGTPHPVVVDLLDIARARPDRPVDVVRAGDDLLPRLAHENALPQALRAAREVLRPGGLLVAAVPELDRLSRLRPTAPPPRVLGRGDERQVTVQLWDWAPDGGSYSLDVVRLVRGPASWEVAGSVSTQHRVLSSEQVAEELAEAGFGPVQRLSPAESGHPLPVWVALAP, encoded by the coding sequence GTGACCGCCGCCCAGGACCAGGAACTCGCCCCGGACGACCAGCTCGCGCAGGTGGCGGCGGCCGTGCTCGGGACGCCCCACCCGGTTGTGGTGGACCTGCTCGACATCGCCCGCGCGCGCCCGGACCGCCCCGTCGACGTGGTGCGCGCCGGTGACGACCTGCTGCCCAGGCTCGCGCACGAGAACGCGCTGCCGCAAGCCCTCAGGGCGGCGCGCGAGGTGCTGCGACCCGGCGGGCTGCTCGTCGCGGCGGTGCCCGAGCTGGACCGGCTGAGCAGGCTGCGGCCCACCGCGCCGCCGCCGAGGGTGCTCGGGCGCGGGGACGAGCGGCAGGTGACCGTGCAGCTGTGGGACTGGGCCCCGGACGGCGGGTCGTACTCGCTCGACGTGGTGCGCCTGGTGCGCGGGCCCGCGTCCTGGGAGGTCGCGGGCTCGGTGTCCACGCAGCACCGGGTGCTCTCGTCCGAGCAGGTCGCCGAGGAGCTGGCCGAGGCCGGGTTCGGGCCGGTGCAGCGGCTCTCGCCCGCCGAGAGCGGGCACCCGCTGCCGGTGTGGGTCGCGCTGGCGCCCTGA
- a CDS encoding SigE family RNA polymerase sigma factor, translating to MSWDAEFTRHFDRSAAAMRFTAYLLCGNWHEAEDVVQAAYLKLYLAGPRMAHRDGVDAYLRQIVVRTFLGERRKARWKRERVTDELPEVGVPAQLSEDRVVLWRALDALPAKQRAVLVLRFWHDLGVDEVARSLRCTSGTVKSHTSRGLAALRRRLGADFAELWPEVSRNA from the coding sequence GTGAGCTGGGACGCGGAGTTCACCCGGCACTTCGACCGGTCCGCCGCCGCGATGCGCTTCACGGCGTACCTGCTGTGCGGCAACTGGCACGAGGCGGAAGACGTGGTGCAGGCCGCGTACCTCAAGCTCTACCTCGCCGGGCCGAGGATGGCGCACCGGGACGGCGTCGACGCCTACCTCAGGCAGATCGTGGTGCGCACGTTCCTGGGCGAGCGCCGCAAGGCGCGGTGGAAGCGGGAGCGGGTCACCGACGAGCTGCCCGAGGTCGGGGTGCCCGCGCAGCTCAGCGAGGACCGGGTGGTGCTGTGGCGGGCGCTGGACGCGCTGCCCGCCAAGCAGCGGGCGGTGCTCGTGCTGCGGTTCTGGCACGACCTGGGCGTTGACGAGGTCGCCCGGTCGCTGCGGTGCACGAGCGGCACCGTCAAGAGCCACACCTCGCGCGGGCTGGCGGCGCTGCGCCGTCGGTTGGGGGCGGACTTCGCCGAGCTGTGGCCGGAGGTGTCGCGGAATGCTTGA
- a CDS encoding S8 family serine peptidase: protein MRSPKRRSRRSDTLVIAGSAALALLLGSTAPAAADPPKASRGVEDTTAAQIAALQEIKKSASPAESKVDSSLVVEQRRRADAGTRAKLPSVQTGVEVQNGSAVLVDIRAHKVSDDLVNAVKSAGGAVRSVSTEGATIRAQLPLASLTTIAGRSDVRRVETAADAKTFHQQDAKSKRDKASEESKQSKEERGAEVERRTREALERVGADAVVTSEGDRAQATDTARQEHRVTGTAVKLCALSDGVRSLAVSQAAGELPAVDVLPGQEGSGDEGTAMLEILHDVAPNAELGFATAFNGDASFADNIRALRFQAGCDVIVDDVLYFNESPFQDGIIAQAVDAVAADGAVYFSSAGNEGSVAAGTSGHWEGQFVDSGVGIGKFAGTAHDFDPAPNAKQVLNPLSAYSTGVPVTLFWADPLNRSFNDYDLYLVNSAGAVVSFSQNIQDGTQSPYERIDTPASGSGLRLAVVKFRGDDKYLALSALGGRFKDSADGLKGFATPGVSRGHSAARGAISVAAAPAASALSFDLEPGDPANPTGPFPGSFTSAQQPERFTSDGPRRVFFAADGSPAPEVRQKPDITAADGVNTSVAGFKPFFGTSAAAPNAAGIAGLVLSGNPTLSPAEVRAALVGTAIDIAAPGADNQTGAGIVRGDLALDYTGASPQPLAKAATPAITNDGDGSRYLKPGTTATVTLPVANTGDGTAASTSVVLTSPTPGVSIAPRSKYYGNVDPGQTLTGTFKVTVPASQTIGSVVRLEARVTYAGATSPTASVFQLPVGEPSSEVKTFGFTGVTAIPDSSTAGVSVQIPVTGVGVLSSLKFVIGGETCTTAEKATTVGIDHSYVGDLVGTLTSPSGASATLFQRHGSSGNNLCQVVFDDSAAAAFSSVTSAQAPFTGSWRPVTPLAPLLNGSADGTWTFKVVDSAASDTGSVRDVALKVTGYV, encoded by the coding sequence GTGCGCTCACCGAAACGCCGGTCCCGAAGAAGCGACACCCTGGTCATCGCGGGCTCCGCGGCGTTAGCGCTGCTGCTGGGTTCGACGGCTCCGGCAGCGGCGGACCCGCCCAAGGCGAGCAGGGGTGTCGAGGACACGACGGCCGCGCAGATCGCGGCCCTGCAGGAGATCAAGAAGTCCGCCTCCCCGGCGGAGTCCAAAGTGGACAGCTCCCTGGTGGTCGAGCAGCGACGACGCGCCGACGCGGGGACGCGGGCCAAGCTCCCCTCGGTGCAGACGGGGGTAGAGGTTCAGAACGGGTCCGCCGTGCTGGTGGACATCCGCGCCCACAAGGTCAGCGACGACCTCGTCAACGCCGTGAAGTCCGCCGGCGGGGCGGTCCGGTCGGTCTCGACCGAGGGCGCCACGATCCGCGCGCAGCTGCCGCTGGCGTCGCTCACCACGATCGCGGGCCGCTCCGACGTGCGGCGCGTGGAGACCGCGGCGGACGCGAAGACCTTCCACCAGCAGGACGCGAAGTCCAAGCGGGACAAGGCTTCCGAGGAGTCGAAGCAGTCGAAGGAGGAGCGGGGCGCCGAGGTCGAGCGGCGCACCCGCGAGGCGCTGGAGCGGGTCGGCGCGGACGCGGTCGTCACCTCCGAGGGCGACCGGGCGCAGGCCACCGACACCGCGCGCCAGGAGCACCGGGTCACCGGCACCGCCGTGAAGCTGTGCGCGCTGTCGGACGGCGTGCGCTCGCTCGCGGTGTCGCAGGCGGCCGGTGAGCTGCCCGCCGTGGACGTGCTGCCGGGCCAGGAGGGCTCCGGCGACGAGGGCACGGCGATGCTGGAGATCCTGCACGACGTGGCGCCCAACGCGGAGCTCGGCTTCGCCACGGCGTTCAACGGCGACGCGAGCTTCGCCGACAACATCAGGGCCCTGCGCTTCCAGGCGGGCTGCGACGTGATCGTCGACGACGTCCTGTACTTCAACGAGTCGCCGTTCCAGGACGGGATCATCGCGCAGGCGGTGGACGCGGTCGCCGCCGACGGCGCGGTGTACTTCTCCTCGGCGGGCAACGAGGGCAGCGTCGCGGCGGGCACCTCCGGCCACTGGGAGGGCCAGTTCGTCGACTCGGGCGTGGGCATCGGGAAGTTCGCGGGCACCGCGCACGACTTCGACCCGGCCCCGAACGCCAAGCAGGTCCTCAACCCGCTGTCGGCCTACTCGACCGGCGTGCCGGTGACGCTGTTCTGGGCGGACCCGCTGAACCGGTCGTTCAACGACTACGACCTGTACCTGGTGAACTCGGCGGGCGCGGTCGTCTCGTTCAGCCAGAACATCCAGGACGGCACGCAGAGCCCGTACGAGCGGATCGACACGCCCGCCTCGGGTTCGGGGCTGCGCCTGGCGGTCGTGAAGTTCCGGGGCGATGACAAGTACCTGGCGCTGAGCGCGCTCGGCGGCCGGTTCAAGGACTCGGCCGACGGCCTCAAGGGCTTCGCCACGCCGGGCGTCTCGCGCGGCCACTCGGCGGCCAGGGGCGCGATCAGCGTCGCGGCGGCCCCGGCGGCGTCCGCGCTGTCGTTCGACCTGGAGCCGGGCGACCCGGCGAACCCGACCGGCCCGTTCCCCGGCTCGTTCACCTCGGCGCAGCAGCCGGAGCGCTTCACCTCCGACGGCCCGCGCCGGGTGTTCTTCGCGGCGGACGGCTCGCCCGCGCCCGAGGTGCGGCAGAAGCCGGACATCACGGCGGCGGACGGCGTGAACACGTCGGTGGCCGGGTTCAAGCCGTTCTTCGGCACGTCGGCGGCGGCGCCGAACGCGGCGGGCATCGCGGGCCTGGTGCTGTCGGGCAACCCGACGCTGTCGCCCGCCGAGGTGCGGGCCGCGCTGGTCGGCACCGCGATCGACATCGCGGCGCCCGGCGCGGACAACCAGACCGGCGCGGGCATCGTGCGCGGCGACCTGGCGCTGGACTACACGGGCGCGAGCCCGCAGCCGCTGGCGAAGGCGGCCACGCCCGCCATCACCAACGACGGCGACGGCAGCCGGTACCTCAAGCCGGGCACGACCGCGACGGTGACGCTGCCGGTGGCCAACACCGGTGACGGCACGGCCGCGTCGACCAGCGTGGTGCTGACCTCGCCGACGCCGGGTGTGAGCATCGCGCCCCGGTCCAAGTACTACGGCAACGTCGACCCCGGCCAGACGCTCACCGGCACGTTCAAGGTGACCGTCCCCGCCTCGCAGACCATCGGGTCCGTGGTGAGGCTGGAGGCGCGCGTGACCTACGCGGGCGCCACCTCGCCGACGGCCTCGGTGTTCCAGCTGCCGGTGGGCGAGCCGTCCAGCGAGGTCAAGACGTTCGGGTTCACCGGCGTCACGGCCATCCCGGACAGCAGCACCGCGGGCGTCTCGGTGCAGATCCCGGTGACGGGCGTGGGCGTGCTGTCGTCGTTGAAGTTCGTGATCGGTGGCGAGACCTGCACGACGGCGGAGAAGGCCACGACCGTCGGCATCGACCACAGCTACGTCGGCGACCTGGTCGGCACGCTGACCTCGCCGTCCGGCGCGAGCGCGACGCTGTTCCAGCGCCACGGCAGCTCGGGCAACAACCTGTGCCAGGTCGTGTTCGACGACTCGGCGGCGGCGGCGTTCTCCTCGGTGACGAGCGCGCAGGCGCCGTTCACCGGGTCGTGGCGGCCGGTGACGCCGCTGGCTCCGCTGCTGAACGGCTCGGCGGACGGCACGTGGACGTTCAAGGTCGTCGACTCGGCGGCGTCGGACACCGGCTCGGTGCGCGACGTGGCGCTGAAGGTGACCGGGTACGTGTGA
- a CDS encoding enoyl-CoA hydratase/isomerase family protein — protein sequence MSASSAVDADLLGRGGVRLVLDGPRATIVLERPDVLNAQTPSTWEALRHIGEKLGPDVRVVVVRGSGRAFSAGLDRRLFTGDHVDGEPGLADILQRGPEGGAALIASFQEGFRWLRSPERVTVAAVRGHAIGAGFQLALACDFRVAAEDARFRMAETSLGLVPDLGGTLPLVRLVGYSRAAEICLSGRSVGATEALAMGLVNAVVPVDGLDSAVDDLVAAVTLPLPGATRETLALLAAAADGASEEEQLRAEREAQLRRLADLAALAKS from the coding sequence ATGTCGGCATCGAGCGCAGTGGACGCCGACCTGCTCGGGCGCGGTGGTGTGCGGCTCGTCCTCGACGGACCGCGCGCGACCATCGTGCTCGAACGGCCGGACGTGCTCAACGCGCAGACGCCGTCCACGTGGGAGGCTCTGCGCCACATCGGTGAGAAGCTGGGCCCGGACGTCCGCGTCGTGGTCGTCCGGGGCTCAGGTCGCGCCTTCTCGGCGGGCTTGGACCGGCGGCTGTTCACCGGTGACCACGTGGACGGCGAACCCGGCCTGGCGGACATCCTGCAGCGCGGTCCCGAGGGCGGGGCCGCGCTGATCGCGTCCTTCCAGGAGGGCTTCCGCTGGCTGCGCTCCCCCGAGCGGGTGACCGTGGCCGCCGTGCGCGGGCACGCCATCGGCGCGGGCTTCCAGCTGGCGCTGGCGTGCGACTTCCGCGTCGCCGCCGAGGACGCCCGGTTCCGGATGGCCGAGACCTCCCTCGGGCTCGTCCCCGACCTGGGCGGCACGCTGCCCCTGGTGCGGCTGGTCGGGTACTCGCGGGCCGCCGAGATCTGCCTGAGCGGGCGCTCGGTCGGCGCGACCGAGGCGCTGGCGATGGGGCTGGTCAACGCGGTCGTGCCGGTCGACGGGCTCGACTCCGCCGTGGACGACCTGGTCGCCGCCGTCACGCTGCCCCTTCCGGGCGCGACGCGCGAGACCCTGGCGCTGCTGGCCGCCGCCGCGGACGGGGCGTCGGAGGAGGAGCAGCTGCGGGCCGAGCGGGAGGCCCAGCTGCGCAGGCTCGCGGACCTCGCGGCGCTCGCCAAGTCCTGA
- a CDS encoding ABC-F family ATP-binding cassette domain-containing protein produces the protein MITATDLELRAGSRILLSDATLRVQPGDRIGLVGRNGAGKTTTLRVLAGEGQPYAGEVRRTGDLGYLPQDPREGDLSVIAKDRVLSARGLDQLVRDMEKTQTAMAELADEAEQEAAVRRYGRLEERFSALGGYAAESEAARICANLGLADRVLAQPLRTLSGGQRRRVELARILFAASEAGVGAKSSTILLIDEPTNHLDADSIAWLRGFLKSHDGGLVVISHDVELLDDVVNKVWFLDATRGEVDTYNMGWKKYLEARSADEKRRRRERANAEKKAGALMAQADKMRAKATKAVAAQNMARRAEKLLSGLEETRQADKVAKIRFPQPAACGRTPLTAEGLSKTYGSLEVFTGVDLAIDRGSRVVILGLNGAGKTTLLRLIGSMETPDSGEVVPGHGLKLGYFAQEHETLDHGASVWANIRHAAPDVPEQQLRSLLGTFLFSGEQLDQPAGTLSGGEKTRLALAGLVSSAANVLLLDEPTNNLDPASREQVLDALRRYEGAVVLVTHDPGAVEALEPERVILLPDGTEDHWSAEYLELVQLA, from the coding sequence GTGATCACCGCAACCGATCTCGAGTTGCGCGCGGGTTCGCGCATCCTGCTGTCCGACGCCACCCTGCGCGTCCAGCCCGGCGACCGGATCGGCCTCGTCGGCCGCAACGGCGCGGGCAAGACCACGACCTTGCGGGTCCTCGCGGGCGAGGGTCAGCCGTACGCGGGGGAGGTGCGGCGCACCGGCGACCTCGGCTACCTGCCACAGGACCCCCGCGAGGGCGACCTGTCCGTCATCGCGAAGGACCGGGTGCTGTCCGCGCGCGGCCTCGACCAGCTGGTGCGCGACATGGAGAAGACGCAGACCGCCATGGCGGAGCTGGCCGACGAGGCCGAGCAGGAGGCCGCCGTGCGCCGCTACGGGCGGCTGGAGGAGCGGTTCTCCGCGCTCGGCGGGTACGCCGCCGAGAGCGAGGCCGCCCGGATCTGCGCGAACCTCGGCCTGGCGGACCGGGTGCTCGCGCAGCCGCTGCGCACCCTGTCGGGTGGTCAGCGCCGCCGCGTCGAGCTGGCCCGCATCCTGTTCGCCGCCTCCGAGGCGGGCGTGGGCGCCAAGTCGAGCACGATCCTGCTGATCGACGAGCCCACCAACCACCTCGACGCCGACTCGATCGCCTGGCTGCGCGGGTTCCTCAAGTCGCACGACGGCGGCCTCGTGGTGATCAGCCACGACGTGGAGCTGCTCGACGACGTGGTGAACAAGGTGTGGTTCCTCGACGCCACGCGCGGCGAGGTCGACACCTACAACATGGGCTGGAAGAAGTACCTGGAGGCGCGCTCGGCCGACGAGAAGCGCCGCCGCCGCGAGCGGGCCAACGCGGAGAAGAAGGCCGGGGCGCTCATGGCCCAGGCCGACAAGATGCGCGCCAAGGCCACCAAGGCCGTCGCCGCCCAGAACATGGCCCGCCGCGCCGAGAAGCTGCTGTCCGGGCTGGAGGAGACCAGGCAGGCCGACAAGGTCGCCAAGATCCGCTTCCCGCAGCCCGCCGCGTGCGGGCGCACCCCGCTGACCGCCGAGGGCCTGAGCAAGACCTACGGGTCGCTGGAGGTGTTCACCGGCGTCGACCTGGCGATCGACCGCGGCTCGCGGGTGGTCATCCTGGGCCTGAACGGCGCGGGCAAGACCACGCTGCTGCGCCTGATCGGCAGCATGGAGACCCCCGACAGCGGCGAGGTCGTCCCCGGTCACGGCCTCAAGCTCGGCTACTTCGCGCAGGAGCACGAGACGCTCGACCACGGGGCGTCGGTGTGGGCGAACATCCGGCACGCCGCGCCGGACGTGCCGGAGCAGCAGCTGCGGTCGCTGCTGGGCACGTTCCTGTTCAGCGGCGAGCAGCTCGACCAGCCCGCGGGCACCCTGTCCGGCGGCGAGAAGACCCGGTTGGCGCTGGCGGGCCTGGTCTCCAGCGCGGCCAACGTGCTGCTGCTCGACGAGCCCACCAACAACCTCGACCCGGCCAGCCGCGAGCAGGTGCTCGACGCGCTGCGCCGCTACGAGGGGGCCGTCGTGCTGGTCACGCACGACCCCGGAGCGGTCGAGGCCCTGGAGCCCGAGCGGGTGATCCTGTTGCCGGACGGGACCGAGGACCACTGGTCCGCGGAGTACCTGGAACTCGTGCAATTGGCCTGA